The Sulfolobus islandicus Y.N.15.51 sequence CCATATACTTGCTTTCCTACTACTTTAGGAAAAGCTAACTCTACCCCCATCATCAACCCCCCACTTAAACCCCTCTACTTTATCATTTATAAATTTATTTCCGCCTGATAGCGGTTAAAAGTAAGTTTTTAATGCTAATTGATTAATACTAATGTATCTGATGAGCAGTGGCAATTAGAAGACTTGTTTTAGACGTTCTGAAGCCCATTAGGGGAACATCGATAGTTGACTTAGCCGAGAGGATATCAAAATTGGATGGAGTAGAAGGTGTAAATATAAGTGTCACTGATATGGATGTTGAAACTATGGGATTAATGATAATAATTGAAGGAACTAGTCTCAATTTTGATGATATAAGAAAAATGCTAGAAGAAGAGGGATGTGCAATCCATAGTATTGACGAAGTAGTGAGTGGGAATAGAATAATCGAGGGAAAGGTAAAGGATGATTTGTGATAATTGCAAGACACGAGAAGCGGTAGTTCTACAAACACATACTGGAAGAAAATTATGTAAAGAATGCTTTATAGAAGACGTTAGGAAAAGAGTTAAATTAGAGG is a genomic window containing:
- a CDS encoding DUF211 domain-containing protein; its protein translation is MAIRRLVLDVLKPIRGTSIVDLAERISKLDGVEGVNISVTDMDVETMGLMIIIEGTSLNFDDIRKMLEEEGCAIHSIDEVVSGNRIIEGKVKDDL